One genomic window of Channa argus isolate prfri chromosome 5, Channa argus male v1.0, whole genome shotgun sequence includes the following:
- the tamm41 gene encoding phosphatidate cytidylyltransferase, mitochondrial — MSLPALHNTGVVYRRILSQFPQDISLAFAYGSGVFKQHGTSQGQMERNMLDFVFMVDDPVTWHTMNLLQNRKHYSILKLLGPMKISSIQSEYGAAVYYNTLVPVDGKIIKYGVISTASLIDDLMHWKTLYVAGRLHKPVKMLVQGENGKLRAALGANLKSAVTASFLMLPESFTEEDLFLQIAGLSYAGDFRMILGEDKSKVANIVKNNTEHFRILYSNILRDCPQVVYKPHQGKLEVDKSPEGQFIQLMALPRTLQQRITKLVDPPGKNRDVEEILLQVAQDPDCGAVVQQGISSIVKSSSISQSIKGIATAGLWKTVSYSSKKLMKMWKGWRRRPPVSQMS; from the exons ATGAGTCTCCCAGCTTTACACAACACCGGCGTGGTCTACAGGAGGATTCTTTCACAGTTTCCACAGGATATCAGTTTAGCTTTTGCCTATGGATCTGGCGTTTTCAAGCAACACGGAACCAGCCAAGGTCAAATGGAG AGGAACATGCTGGACTTTGTGTTTATGGTGGATGACCCAGTAACGTGGCACACCATGAATCTGCTGCAAAACCGCAAACACTACTCAATCCTTAAGCTGCTGGGACCTATGAAGATCAGCTCCATACAAAGTGAATATGGTGCTGCAGTGTACTATAACACACTGGTGCCTGTTGATGGGAAG ATAATTAAATATGGTGTCATTAGTACGGCGTCTCTAATTGACGATCTGATGCACTGGAAGACGTTGTACGTTGCTGGACGCCTTCACAAACCA GTAAAAATGCTGGTGCAGGGTGAAAATGGAAAGCTGCGTGCAGCCCTGGGGGCCAACCTAAAGAGTGCTGTGACGGCCTCCTTTCTCATGCTGCCAGAGAGCTTCACTGAGGAAGACCTTTTCCTGCAGATTGCTGGCCTTTCCTATGCTG GGGATTTTAGGATGATCCTCGGAGAGGATAAATCCAAAGTGGCCAACATCgtcaaaaacaacactgagcaCTTCAGGATTCTGTATAGTAACATCCTGCGAGACTGCCCACAAGTGGTCTACAAACCTCATCAAGGAAAACTAGAG GTAGACAAAAGCCCTGAGGGACAGTTTATCCAGCTGATGGCGTTGCCCCGTACCCTCCAGCAAAGGATCACAAAGCTGGTCGATCCTCCGGGAAAGAACAGGGACGTAGAGGAGATCCTGCTGCAGGTGGCTCAGGACCCGGACTGTGGAGCTGTCGTACAACAAG GCATCTCTTCTATTGTGAAATCCTCCAGTATATCACAGAGTATCAAAGGCATTGCCACAGCTG GTTTGTGGAAGACAGTGTCCTACAGCTCTAAAAAGCTGATGAAG